In a single window of the Aquicella siphonis genome:
- a CDS encoding type II secretion system F family protein: MEGGIQTFRWTGINKEGQRLRGVIQAQDVKSAETELKAMQVEVISISVKQGFSMPFLRKSKIRQKEIILFTRYLSTMLNAGMPILKALDVIARDQDNAVMKSMVVSLRNNISSGASLSDSLRQFPECFNELYCNLTRAGEKSATLDKVLGRLVRYLEKIERIKSKVKTALIYPVTIVFIAIVVSLILLLFVVPQFQSMFSNAGVKLPLFTRIVIHVSDIVRGYWWLLILLIVGGIWGTKILREKNEYFSDKFDSFILRMYIIGPIIKKSIIARFTRTLAITLDAGLPIVDSMKSMINIMGNKRYSKGVVQICDDITNGNQLASSIESTRLFPGMVVQMIAVGEASGALGDMLNNIASYYEDEVDSIADNLTTILEPLIISLLGVIIGCFVIAMYLPIFKLGTTI; the protein is encoded by the coding sequence ATGGAAGGTGGTATTCAGACATTTCGCTGGACCGGAATAAATAAGGAAGGCCAGCGCCTGCGCGGAGTCATCCAGGCGCAAGATGTGAAAAGCGCCGAAACAGAGCTGAAAGCCATGCAAGTCGAGGTGATTAGCATTTCTGTGAAGCAGGGTTTTTCAATGCCGTTTCTGCGTAAGAGTAAAATTAGACAAAAAGAAATTATCCTGTTTACACGTTATCTCTCCACCATGTTAAATGCGGGCATGCCCATACTAAAGGCGCTGGACGTGATCGCGCGTGACCAGGACAATGCCGTGATGAAATCCATGGTCGTATCGCTGCGAAATAATATTTCTTCCGGGGCGTCATTGTCTGATTCCCTGCGTCAGTTTCCGGAGTGTTTCAATGAATTATACTGTAACCTGACACGGGCGGGCGAGAAATCGGCAACCCTGGACAAGGTGCTGGGAAGGCTGGTCAGATATCTGGAAAAAATTGAACGAATTAAAAGTAAAGTAAAAACCGCATTAATATATCCAGTGACCATCGTTTTTATCGCTATCGTCGTCAGTCTCATCCTGCTGCTGTTTGTTGTCCCGCAGTTTCAATCCATGTTTAGCAACGCGGGCGTCAAGCTGCCGCTTTTTACCCGCATTGTGATTCATGTATCTGATATTGTGAGAGGGTACTGGTGGCTGCTCATATTGCTCATTGTCGGCGGTATTTGGGGAACAAAAATCCTGCGGGAGAAGAATGAATATTTTTCGGATAAATTTGATTCCTTCATATTAAGAATGTATATCATCGGTCCCATTATTAAAAAATCAATCATTGCCAGGTTCACCAGAACACTGGCAATCACGCTTGACGCAGGATTGCCTATTGTCGATTCAATGAAATCCATGATCAATATCATGGGGAACAAACGGTATAGCAAAGGAGTGGTGCAGATCTGTGATGATATCACCAATGGCAATCAGCTGGCATCCTCGATAGAGTCAACCCGCCTTTTCCCGGGCATGGTCGTGCAAATGATCGCCGTTGGAGAGGCATCGGGAGCATTGGGAGACATGCTGAATAACATCGCGTCCTATTATGAGGATGAAGTGGACAGCATCGCGGATAATTTGACAACGATTCTTGAGCCTCTCATTATTTCGTTGTTAGGTGTCATTATTGGCTGTTTTGTTATTGCCATGTATTTGCCGATTTTCAAGTTGGGCACGACAATTTGA
- a CDS encoding type IV pilin protein: protein MRKHHAHYGFTIIELLIVIAIMAIIAVVAVSLYRPFILKGRRADGINAILMLQLAEERYRSNNTQYGTSAQIGGFATSPQGYYTLSISNVGANTFTITATAQGNQANDTEGSTSCATLTLAVSNGATTQTPAACWPN from the coding sequence ATGCGAAAACATCACGCGCATTACGGTTTTACCATCATCGAATTGTTAATTGTTATCGCTATTATGGCAATTATCGCGGTAGTCGCTGTGTCGCTGTACAGGCCATTTATCCTGAAGGGAAGAAGGGCTGACGGAATCAATGCCATTTTGATGCTGCAGCTGGCGGAAGAGCGTTATCGTTCTAACAATACCCAATATGGGACGAGCGCCCAGATAGGCGGGTTTGCGACTTCGCCTCAGGGATATTATACCTTGAGTATTTCAAACGTCGGAGCGAACACATTCACCATTACTGCGACAGCGCAGGGAAACCAGGCAAATGACACGGAAGGCAGCACTTCATGCGCCACGTTGACTCTGGCTGTCAGCAATGGTGCCACCACACAAACACCGGCCGCATGCTGGCCAAACTGA
- a CDS encoding PilZ domain-containing protein, translating to MSDSLVVTYNIQTQLELNLSYMPFIKNGGIFIPTNETYSLGEHVLIELTLPGHNESQKVHGRVVWINPKNALYQIYPGIGVEFVGDNAKSFHETIKANIDNTHDVGGYVYGLSGDQVS from the coding sequence ATGAGCGATTCACTTGTTGTCACTTATAACATACAAACCCAGCTGGAACTGAATCTGTCATATATGCCTTTCATTAAAAATGGCGGAATATTCATACCCACGAACGAAACATATTCGCTGGGTGAACACGTCCTTATCGAGTTAACGTTGCCGGGCCATAATGAAAGCCAAAAAGTCCATGGAAGAGTTGTCTGGATCAATCCTAAAAACGCGCTTTACCAGATTTATCCTGGTATTGGTGTGGAATTTGTCGGAGATAATGCAAAATCTTTCCATGAGACCATCAAGGCCAATATTGATAATACTCATGATGTGGGCGGTTATGTGTATGGCTTGAGCGGGGATCAGGTAAGTTAA
- a CDS encoding cyclic nucleotide-binding domain-containing protein, with protein sequence MQRLGLLHKCDIPVEDLLENTDWVNDFIQNQIEQLAGYFQPYLAPAGTLIMKEHESTDYFCLICEGSVDVVKENASGRLKQLKTLGANKIIGEMAFFDRCPSSASVIAREPSTLLVMDEQSFEKLSSLFPYIAMKITIKLIKTISSRLRETDGRLMDLL encoded by the coding sequence ATGCAAAGATTAGGCTTGTTACATAAGTGCGATATCCCGGTAGAAGACCTGCTCGAAAATACTGACTGGGTAAATGATTTCATACAAAATCAGATAGAACAACTGGCGGGTTATTTCCAGCCATATCTCGCTCCAGCCGGAACCTTGATAATGAAAGAACACGAATCTACAGATTACTTTTGCCTAATATGCGAGGGCAGTGTTGATGTAGTAAAAGAAAATGCTTCAGGCCGGTTAAAACAGTTGAAAACACTGGGTGCGAATAAAATAATAGGAGAAATGGCATTCTTTGATCGTTGCCCATCCTCAGCAAGCGTGATTGCCAGAGAGCCTTCCACTCTGCTAGTCATGGATGAGCAGTCATTTGAAAAACTCTCCTCCCTGTTTCCTTATATTGCGATGAAAATCACCATCAAACTCATCAAAACCATCAGTTCCCGCCTGCGCGAAACCGACGGGAGGCTCATGGATTTATTATAA
- the rpoN gene encoding RNA polymerase factor sigma-54: MSTKMLLTTKLDQRLAMNQQLSQAITLLQYNTLELKQVIQQYIETNPLIEVVEGETHDDTDTVTSHTQDEEELSQLFRYSADLARNSYSYADDSTLENYSNPKTLREHLIEQTWLCKFNASQQLIAEAIIDAIDDNGWLSASIAEIQVSLSKEYAQDTGSFYNVLGKIQTFDPPGVGARDLRECLLLQLDQYPDKHNAWNHARTIVSAYFELLASGQYKNLMKKMNLTSREYHDAMKIIRSLNPKPGLLLSSDNNIQIEPELYVKKFRNSWRVFLSDSIMTRIRINQHYHELIKKNKKQDSFQSLSKELQEAQWLLTGLKRRNETLLNVASHIIRLQNEFLDRGQAFMKPLNIVDVSQALDLHESTVSRVTTGKYIATPRGVFELKYFFPSYVLTHDGDSCSEIAVKEMIKEIVRTESGGHIHSDSEIASLLKQKGIKIARRTVAKYRDALKISPSYQRSHEYAQTSFNNDS; this comes from the coding sequence ATGAGTACGAAAATGCTTTTAACGACCAAACTTGATCAGCGCCTGGCGATGAATCAGCAATTATCCCAGGCGATCACCCTGCTGCAATATAACACGCTTGAGCTCAAACAAGTCATTCAACAATATATTGAAACCAATCCCCTGATTGAAGTCGTTGAAGGCGAAACGCACGATGACACTGATACCGTGACTTCACACACGCAGGATGAAGAGGAATTATCCCAATTGTTCAGGTACTCCGCTGATCTGGCCAGGAATAGTTATTCTTATGCCGATGATAGCACACTGGAAAATTACTCAAACCCCAAGACGCTCAGGGAACATTTGATTGAACAGACCTGGCTGTGCAAATTCAATGCAAGCCAGCAGTTAATCGCTGAAGCAATCATTGACGCAATCGATGACAATGGATGGCTGTCAGCTTCAATAGCCGAAATTCAAGTGTCGCTTAGCAAGGAATACGCCCAAGACACCGGATCGTTTTATAATGTGCTTGGTAAAATCCAGACGTTCGATCCTCCAGGCGTCGGAGCCAGGGATTTGCGCGAATGCCTGCTCTTGCAGCTTGACCAGTATCCCGACAAGCATAACGCATGGAACCACGCCCGCACTATTGTCAGCGCTTATTTTGAATTGCTCGCATCCGGACAATATAAAAATCTCATGAAAAAAATGAATCTGACAAGCCGGGAATATCACGATGCGATGAAAATTATCCGGTCTCTCAACCCGAAACCAGGACTGTTATTGTCTTCCGACAACAACATTCAGATAGAACCGGAATTATATGTAAAAAAATTTCGGAACTCATGGCGGGTATTCCTGTCTGACAGTATCATGACCCGCATTCGAATTAATCAGCATTACCATGAATTGATCAAAAAAAACAAGAAACAGGATTCATTCCAGTCATTGTCCAAAGAATTGCAGGAAGCACAATGGCTGTTAACAGGCTTGAAAAGACGCAATGAAACCTTGCTTAATGTGGCTTCTCATATCATCAGGCTGCAAAATGAATTTCTTGATCGCGGCCAGGCATTCATGAAGCCTCTCAATATAGTTGATGTTTCACAAGCCCTAGACTTGCATGAATCAACTGTCTCTCGCGTGACCACAGGAAAATATATTGCAACACCAAGAGGCGTTTTTGAGTTGAAATATTTTTTCCCCAGTTATGTCTTGACACATGATGGCGACAGTTGTTCGGAAATTGCCGTCAAGGAAATGATCAAGGAAATTGTGCGAACAGAATCCGGCGGCCATATACATAGTGATAGTGAAATTGCGTCATTGCTAAAGCAAAAAGGCATCAAAATCGCGAGACGGACTGTCGCGAAATACCGGGATGCGTTGAAAATATCTCCATCATATCAACGTTCGCATGAATACGCACAAACCAGTTTTAACAATGATTCCTAG
- the fliP gene encoding flagellar type III secretion system pore protein FliP (The bacterial flagellar biogenesis protein FliP forms a type III secretion system (T3SS)-type pore required for flagellar assembly.): MYTRKPVNSCSVFCRHLIVLILLVAPFTQAFAEIQSIPLLTAQQTGSTISYSLSIKIIAVMAILTILPALLITTTAFTRIIIVMSILRQAIGIPNVPSNQIMIGLSLIMTLFVMMPIVQKANDVSIQPYAQGKLSEQQAFESSITLLKTFMMKQTRKSDLKLFTDLSKTKIDSKSDYPLLVLMPAYITSELKTAFEIGFLIFLPFLIIDLVVSSILMSMGMMMLSPMVISLPFKLLFFVLVDGWSLVVTSLISSFRT, translated from the coding sequence ATGTATACACGAAAGCCAGTAAATTCTTGCAGCGTTTTTTGTAGGCATCTTATTGTTCTTATACTTTTAGTCGCGCCTTTTACCCAGGCTTTCGCCGAAATACAATCTATCCCCTTGCTCACGGCGCAGCAGACCGGCTCGACGATATCCTACAGCTTGAGCATTAAAATCATAGCTGTGATGGCGATTTTGACCATTTTGCCGGCTCTGCTTATCACCACCACCGCTTTCACCCGCATCATTATCGTCATGTCCATACTCCGGCAAGCCATCGGCATTCCCAATGTTCCCAGCAACCAGATCATGATCGGATTGTCACTCATCATGACCTTGTTCGTCATGATGCCAATAGTCCAGAAAGCAAACGATGTCAGCATCCAGCCGTACGCGCAGGGAAAACTGTCTGAACAACAAGCATTTGAATCCTCCATCACCTTGTTAAAAACATTCATGATGAAACAGACGCGCAAATCTGATTTAAAATTATTTACCGATCTTTCGAAAACAAAGATTGATTCCAAATCCGATTACCCGCTTTTAGTTTTAATGCCGGCGTATATTACCAGCGAACTCAAGACAGCTTTCGAAATCGGCTTCCTCATTTTTTTACCGTTCCTGATCATAGACCTGGTTGTATCCAGCATTCTGATGTCTATGGGAATGATGATGCTTTCACCCATGGTAATTTCCCTGCCATTTAAATTGTTATTTTTTGTTCTTGTGGATGGCTGGAGTCTGGTCGTCACCAGCCTGATATCAAGCTTCAGGACATGA
- the fliO gene encoding flagellar biosynthetic protein FliO, with translation MNLAEISTVYGQNAFKLAVVVLLLVLMYALRKLRLHKYADSPAIKVVNSVSIGAKERIILLEANQTMLLIGATPSHITTLHVFNERETEKAMADEFDSLKSLLSEDYAPVK, from the coding sequence ATGAATCTTGCTGAAATTAGCACAGTCTACGGACAAAACGCATTCAAGCTGGCCGTCGTCGTTTTACTTCTGGTGCTGATGTATGCTTTGAGAAAACTCAGGCTGCATAAATATGCAGACAGCCCGGCAATCAAAGTCGTCAACTCTGTTTCCATAGGCGCAAAGGAAAGAATCATTCTTCTGGAAGCCAATCAAACCATGCTGCTGATTGGCGCCACGCCCAGCCATATTACAACATTACATGTGTTCAATGAACGCGAAACAGAAAAGGCCATGGCGGATGAGTTTGACAGCCTGAAGAGCCTGCTATCGGAAGATTATGCACCTGTAAAGTAA
- the fliN gene encoding flagellar motor switch protein FliN, translated as MAGTEEETIDKSVKDVIDKISEQSAADTPAKTGEALFDPNKLGILNDVTIVLTIEIGRAQIKIKDLLNLTKDSIIDLNKLAGEPVDIYANGKMIAKGNIITANGKYCVRLTSIPEKS; from the coding sequence ATGGCTGGCACGGAAGAAGAAACCATCGACAAAAGCGTAAAAGATGTCATAGATAAAATTTCGGAGCAATCCGCGGCCGATACCCCGGCAAAAACCGGCGAAGCACTTTTTGATCCCAACAAATTAGGCATTTTGAATGACGTTACCATTGTTCTTACCATTGAAATTGGACGGGCACAAATCAAAATAAAGGATTTGTTGAACCTGACAAAAGATTCCATTATTGACCTGAATAAACTGGCAGGTGAACCTGTCGATATTTACGCCAACGGCAAAATGATCGCCAAGGGAAATATCATCACGGCGAATGGAAAATATTGCGTGCGTCTGACATCTATCCCTGAAAAAAGTTGA
- a CDS encoding FliM/FliN family flagellar motor switch protein, translating into MSDQVLSSEEVDAILKVTQEKQQDLSKIVGEGDASKQEKGKHYTYALTNINEILRTEFEKDITSFLRKRAILKTKTFQLTQVSEVFKNQTDKYIYSIFRLSPNEYYGMVCVDMPLLDQTINLLYGGKLNSKEQMRENPGKIGIIIAEKIAQMCLASFATAGHEYGAVNHEIIKTTASTNLATNLGLNEDDQIYLMELSIFFDEIETTLKLMIAEDFLMQFIPVKAEGHRHREKDFWRTAIKSQVVDSIVTINVSLPDVSMKVKDFMALKDGDLVPIGDPTVVYVCLNNLKLFRATAGQANSKRVAKIINQI; encoded by the coding sequence ATGAGTGATCAAGTCTTATCAAGTGAAGAAGTGGATGCAATTTTAAAAGTCACTCAGGAAAAGCAGCAAGACTTAAGCAAGATAGTCGGCGAAGGTGACGCGTCCAAACAGGAAAAAGGCAAGCACTATACTTACGCGCTAACCAATATTAACGAAATTCTTAGAACCGAGTTTGAGAAAGACATTACTTCATTTCTCAGAAAAAGAGCCATATTAAAGACTAAAACATTTCAGTTAACTCAAGTCTCGGAAGTTTTCAAAAACCAGACGGACAAATACATTTACTCCATCTTTCGTCTCTCCCCTAACGAATATTATGGAATGGTCTGCGTAGACATGCCGCTGCTCGATCAGACAATCAACCTCCTTTACGGAGGAAAATTAAATAGCAAGGAACAAATGCGTGAAAATCCAGGAAAAATCGGCATTATTATCGCGGAAAAAATAGCGCAGATGTGCCTGGCAAGTTTTGCTACCGCCGGCCATGAATACGGCGCCGTCAATCATGAAATTATCAAAACAACAGCTTCCACGAATCTGGCGACCAACCTTGGATTGAATGAGGATGATCAGATTTACCTGATGGAATTATCCATCTTTTTTGATGAAATTGAAACGACCTTGAAACTCATGATAGCCGAAGACTTCCTGATGCAATTCATTCCCGTCAAGGCCGAAGGCCATAGACACAGGGAGAAAGATTTCTGGCGTACCGCCATTAAATCCCAGGTTGTTGACTCAATTGTGACAATCAACGTTTCATTGCCCGACGTCAGCATGAAAGTAAAGGATTTCATGGCTTTAAAAGATGGCGATCTTGTTCCCATCGGTGATCCTACCGTCGTGTATGTCTGTTTGAATAATTTGAAACTATTCAGAGCGACCGCTGGACAAGCCAATTCCAAGCGTGTAGCTAAAATCATTAACCAAATTTAA
- the motB gene encoding flagellar motor protein MotB, which produces MDDENKRAIIVKRIKKVHNTHHGGSWKIAYADFVTAMMSFFLLMWLLSMLNKYQLQGIAEYFKKPLKEVFSKQDNISRTNTLKPDKLGPSTYKETGLKEKTENTADKNLGVLDKAQNQSEETQGNPQNPVKDMKDQQDTSGTQKHQSQKEQLEKLMQMKAELETKMKNDPEISQFKNQLNFVVTSDGLKIIINDLKNKPMFSLGKTDFEKYAKNILAWLSKQITVYPNKVMIIGHTDTIPYPDTANYGNWELSADRANATRRALIKYGVNVKQILRVVGGADTDSLENLQGDNPANRRIEIILLTDQAAEHMQNL; this is translated from the coding sequence ATGGATGATGAAAACAAACGCGCGATAATCGTCAAGCGCATCAAAAAAGTCCACAACACACACCATGGCGGTTCATGGAAAATCGCTTATGCGGATTTCGTAACGGCAATGATGTCGTTTTTTTTATTAATGTGGCTGTTGTCGATGTTAAACAAATATCAGCTGCAAGGTATCGCAGAATATTTCAAAAAGCCGCTGAAGGAAGTATTCAGCAAGCAGGATAATATCAGCAGGACAAATACTCTCAAACCTGACAAGCTGGGGCCGTCCACTTACAAGGAAACGGGATTAAAGGAAAAAACTGAAAATACCGCGGATAAAAATCTGGGCGTGCTGGATAAAGCTCAGAATCAGAGCGAGGAAACTCAAGGAAATCCACAGAATCCGGTTAAGGATATGAAAGACCAGCAAGACACTAGTGGAACACAAAAGCATCAGAGTCAAAAGGAACAATTGGAAAAGTTGATGCAAATGAAAGCTGAATTAGAGACAAAAATGAAGAACGACCCTGAAATCAGCCAGTTCAAAAATCAGTTGAATTTCGTAGTGACGTCAGATGGCTTAAAAATCATTATCAATGACCTGAAAAACAAGCCCATGTTTTCGCTGGGAAAGACTGACTTTGAAAAATATGCCAAAAATATTCTTGCCTGGCTAAGCAAGCAAATCACTGTCTATCCCAATAAAGTCATGATCATTGGACATACGGATACCATTCCATATCCAGACACGGCCAATTACGGTAATTGGGAACTGTCCGCTGACAGGGCCAATGCCACGCGCAGGGCACTGATCAAATATGGTGTCAACGTAAAACAGATATTGCGAGTGGTAGGTGGAGCAGACACAGACAGCCTGGAAAACTTGCAGGGTGACAATCCCGCGAACCGGCGTATCGAAATCATATTGCTGACAGATCAGGCAGCGGAACATATGCAAAACCTTTGA
- the motA gene encoding flagellar motor stator protein MotA — protein sequence MLVIIGYLIILFSVFGGFALAGGHLYALFQPVEFVIIGGAALGSFIIGNNAKVIKATILGSLSTLKGYPYSRKFYIELLSMFFELTNKIRRDGALAIEADVENYKESPLFSKYKLVQKQPKIMEFLCDNLRLIITGRVDIHNLDTIMDIDIETFEGEAELPISAINKIADSMPAFGIVAAVMGVVHTMESIGIPPEELGGLIAKALVGTFLGVLIGYGFTAPIAVSLDNRRLATIKILHSVKVVLLASTNNFAPTIAVEMARKVLYSDSRPNSKELEDILREIKANKATETNG from the coding sequence ATGCTGGTAATCATAGGATATCTGATCATCCTGTTTTCCGTATTTGGCGGATTCGCGCTCGCAGGAGGCCACCTGTATGCCTTGTTTCAGCCAGTCGAGTTTGTCATTATAGGCGGCGCGGCGCTTGGGTCATTTATCATCGGTAACAATGCAAAAGTTATCAAGGCAACCATCCTTGGCTCGCTTTCCACCCTGAAAGGTTACCCTTATTCCCGAAAATTCTATATTGAATTGCTTTCAATGTTTTTTGAATTGACCAACAAAATCCGCCGCGATGGCGCGCTTGCGATTGAAGCAGACGTGGAAAATTACAAGGAGAGCCCCTTATTCAGCAAATACAAGCTCGTGCAGAAACAACCAAAAATCATGGAATTTCTCTGCGATAATTTGCGATTAATCATTACTGGCAGGGTAGATATTCATAATCTGGATACCATCATGGATATTGACATCGAAACATTTGAAGGGGAAGCCGAGCTGCCAATCAGCGCCATCAACAAGATCGCGGACAGCATGCCCGCGTTTGGTATCGTCGCCGCCGTCATGGGCGTTGTGCACACCATGGAATCCATAGGCATACCTCCGGAAGAATTAGGCGGATTGATTGCCAAAGCCCTGGTCGGAACGTTTCTGGGCGTACTGATCGGATACGGCTTTACTGCGCCTATCGCTGTTTCACTGGATAATCGCAGGCTGGCCACGATCAAAATCCTGCATTCCGTGAAAGTCGTGCTGCTTGCCTCTACCAACAATTTCGCCCCGACGATCGCGGTTGAAATGGCGAGAAAAGTCCTGTATTCCGATTCGCGCCCAAACAGCAAGGAATTGGAAGATATTCTCAGGGAAATCAAGGCGAACAAGGCGACCGAAACCAATGGATGA
- the flgA gene encoding flagellar basal body P-ring formation chaperone FlgA translates to MLFKFEIRRVTGFVFLAIMLSCAQLSFSAGYESQERLKSAARTFILTNIQTGPGESIEVQVNQSNTPLQVSACAREIEAAFPQNTNSEQITAVELSCGSPQPWRIYVPVDVQIFSKVIIAKRTIPARDTITEDDIGFSVYNKNRLYSGFFTAKEDVIGNEAAHLITAGSILTKKNLQIPLLVHRNQVINLIAQKNAVIVTMQGIAKSDGALNATIKVFNPSSKRTLDAVVIGPNKAQVSA, encoded by the coding sequence ATGTTATTCAAATTCGAGATTAGACGCGTCACGGGATTTGTTTTTTTAGCTATCATGTTATCTTGCGCTCAGCTGTCTTTTTCTGCAGGCTACGAATCCCAGGAGCGGTTAAAATCCGCGGCCAGGACTTTTATCCTGACAAATATCCAGACGGGCCCGGGTGAGTCCATCGAAGTACAGGTAAATCAGTCGAATACCCCTCTCCAGGTCAGCGCATGCGCGCGGGAAATTGAAGCCGCATTTCCTCAAAACACGAATTCGGAGCAGATCACCGCGGTCGAGCTTTCCTGCGGTTCGCCACAGCCCTGGCGTATTTATGTTCCGGTTGACGTGCAAATATTTTCAAAAGTGATCATCGCAAAACGCACTATACCCGCCAGGGATACCATTACTGAAGATGACATCGGATTCTCTGTCTATAATAAAAACAGGCTTTACTCTGGTTTTTTCACCGCCAAGGAAGATGTCATAGGTAATGAAGCGGCTCATCTCATCACCGCTGGCTCAATTCTGACAAAAAAGAATTTGCAAATTCCCTTGCTCGTGCACCGAAATCAGGTGATCAATCTGATTGCACAGAAAAATGCCGTTATCGTCACCATGCAGGGCATCGCCAAATCCGACGGTGCGCTGAATGCGACAATAAAGGTTTTTAATCCATCATCCAAACGCACGCTGGATGCGGTTGTGATTGGCCCTAACAAAGCACAAGTATCGGCTTGA
- a CDS encoding flagellar biosynthesis anti-sigma factor FlgM has protein sequence MVNEVKLDYVENLNNILSNKKADSKGEQNASLHQAKEDGVHIRLRTFQDLMVAETSTDEITKLSDIKRRIDAGHYKVDTDELAKKLYRHLYQNNSTIG, from the coding sequence ATGGTAAACGAAGTAAAATTAGATTATGTTGAAAATCTGAACAATATTTTGTCTAACAAAAAAGCCGACTCTAAAGGGGAGCAAAATGCATCCCTCCATCAGGCAAAAGAAGACGGGGTCCACATCCGGCTTAGAACATTCCAGGATTTAATGGTTGCCGAGACTTCAACTGATGAAATCACCAAACTATCTGACATCAAGCGAAGAATTGACGCCGGTCATTACAAAGTGGACACGGATGAATTAGCCAAAAAATTATATCGTCATCTTTATCAAAACAATTCAACCATTGGATAA
- the flgJ gene encoding flagellar assembly peptidoglycan hydrolase FlgJ: MIDKIANDARVYTDIQSLERLRYASNKNPDMAKKEVAQQFESMMMQIVLRSMRDANKAFSSGLLDNDQMDFYQDMLDKQLSMLTSGNGTGFAQMVETNINQQYKAQQPAADLIANQRAEAAMHENIHVKPLFDIDRTSNNPGSATIVSKYEKLPPASHKQTPFNSQDEFVKTLWSAAKSAAKSIGVDPKILLAQAALETNWGKKILPGNHEQSSFNLFNIKADPSWNKQTTLMSTLEQKDGILTREKAAFRSYDSFIDSFHDYVQFLKQNSRYSDALNKASDPHRFIQALQEAGFATDKNYADKILKIFSSHTFKAIVAKLE, encoded by the coding sequence ATGATTGATAAAATCGCTAATGACGCGAGGGTTTACACCGACATTCAAAGTCTTGAACGTCTGCGTTACGCGTCAAACAAAAATCCGGATATGGCGAAAAAAGAAGTGGCGCAACAGTTTGAATCCATGATGATGCAAATTGTATTGCGCAGTATGCGTGATGCAAACAAGGCATTTTCCAGCGGATTGCTTGATAATGATCAAATGGATTTCTATCAGGATATGTTAGACAAGCAATTATCCATGCTGACCTCCGGCAATGGAACCGGGTTCGCGCAAATGGTGGAAACGAACATAAACCAGCAGTACAAGGCCCAGCAGCCCGCTGCAGATTTGATTGCGAACCAGCGGGCTGAAGCAGCCATGCATGAAAACATTCACGTCAAGCCATTGTTTGATATCGACCGCACCAGCAATAATCCGGGTTCGGCAACTATTGTTTCGAAATATGAGAAACTTCCCCCCGCATCGCACAAACAGACCCCGTTCAACTCCCAGGACGAATTCGTCAAGACCTTATGGAGCGCCGCAAAATCAGCCGCCAAAAGCATAGGCGTTGATCCCAAAATACTACTGGCACAAGCCGCACTGGAAACAAACTGGGGCAAAAAGATATTGCCTGGCAATCATGAACAGTCCAGTTTTAATCTGTTCAACATCAAGGCAGATCCATCCTGGAACAAGCAAACGACTCTTATGTCCACCCTGGAACAAAAAGATGGAATTCTGACTCGGGAAAAAGCTGCATTTAGAAGTTACGATTCATTCATAGACAGTTTTCATGATTATGTTCAATTTCTGAAGCAGAATAGCCGTTATAGTGACGCGCTTAACAAAGCCTCGGATCCGCATCGGTTTATTCAAGCCCTGCAGGAAGCCGGGTTTGCCACGGACAAAAATTATGCAGACAAGATATTAAAAATTTTTTCCAGTCACACATTCAAGGCCATCGTCGCGAAGCTGGAATAA